From the genome of Aminivibrio pyruvatiphilus:
ATTCCTTCGGCCTGGCCTACGAGGCGGGGGCCGTGCTCCGTGACATGGAAATGGTGCAGTTTTACCCCTCCATGATGTATGAACCCGCCAGGATACCCTTTTCCAACCCCCTATTCGGTGAGGGGGCGGTGCTCAGGAATGTTGACGGCGAAGAGTTCCTCTCCCGCTACAGCCCAAAAGGCAGCCGTGCCACCAGGGATCTTATGGCCAGGGCTGTGAAACATGAGATCGACGAGGGACGGGGTAATCCCCGGTATGTCTTCGCGGACTGCTCCGGAATTCCCGGAGAGGTGCTGAAACTCAGGTACGGCGAGCTTTCGGCCATTCTTTCCAGGTATGGCCTGAACCTGGCGAAGGATCTGCTCCAGATCGCACCCTCGGCCCATTTTTACCTGGGAGGCGTCGTGATCGACAGGACGTGCGCCACGTCCGTGGAAGGACTTTTTGCCTGCGGTGAGGCTGCCGGAGGGCTTCATGGGGCGAACCGCCTCGCGGGCATTGCCCTGGCTGAAGCTGCCGTGTTCGGGAGCATTGCCGGCAGGTCAGCTTCGGAGTATTTCAAAAGGCAGCCGCCTCTCCCTTCATCCGGCATCTCCGGAGAGATACCGTCCGGGGGGGCGAAGGCTTCTCTTTCCGGCCTGACCGAGAGACTCCGGGAGGGCATGTGGAGCTTTGCCTCCATCGTCCGCAGCGAGGCCTCCCTGAAAACGGCGGCCGGGGAAATTGAGGAGATCTCCCGGGAACTCGAGTCTGGAGGAGCGGGTAATTCAGGAGACCAGCCCCGGCTTTTCTCCCTGCGGTCCATGCTTTTGACGGCGCGGATGCTGGTGGAGTGCAGCCTTCTGAGGAAGGAAACCAGGGGGGCCTTCTGCCGGGAGGAGTACCGGGACAGTTCCCGGGAATACGCCGGATCATTCCTGGTACAGAAAACGGAAACCGGTGCCATGGCCGTCCGCTTCCGGCCGAACTGGTCATGAACTGTCCGGAGCGCAGGCGTTCTTTCTAGCCCCCGGTTTCCAGGAGGGAAACGGACCGGCGTTCAGCCCCCAGCCTCAGGGAGAGTTCCATGCATGTTTTCTTCAGGGCGGGAATGAGCTCCCGGACCATCTCTTCGGTGAAACGGGCCGTCGGACCGGAAAGGGTCATGCATGCCGCGGGCTGCGGAGATGCGTCAAAAATCGGGACCGCCACTGAAGAGACTCCCTGCTCCCGTTCCGACACGCTGAGGCTGTAGCCGAGTTGTCGCAGCTCACGGTTTTTCTCCATGACCACTTTTTTGTCAAGAATTGTATTCGGCGTCAGGGATTCCACCTCGTCAAGGATTCTGAACACTTCCTCCTCGGGCATGAACGCGATAAAGCAGCGGCCGGAGGCCCCGGCCCACAGGGGGAAACGGTCCCCGAGCTTTGCCGACCGCTTCAGGTTCAGGGAACTCTCCACCTGTTCAAAGCATACGCGGCTGTCTCCTTCACGGACATAGAGGTTCACCGTTTCATTGAATTTTTTCCTGAGGTCTTCCATGTACGGGAGAGCCATGGTTCTCAGTCCGCCCGTCTTTTTCGCTATGGATCCCAGAAGGTAGCACTGAAAGCCGAGACTGAACAGCTTGCTCTTTTTGTCCCGTTCCAGAAAGCCTTCCTCTTCGAGAGCTTTGGTCAGTCGTGCGGCCGTAGGCAGGGGAAGATTCAGCTCCCGGGCTATTTCCGTCAGGGTCCTCCTGCTTTTCTGCCAGGAAAAACAGGAAAGGACCGAAAGTCCTTTTTTCAGTGCGGAAGCCCCGTCTTCTTTTATGTTCCCCTTCATGATCCTCTTCAGCTCCCGGCTGGAAAATATTTTGCATTGACAAAACGGGTTCACAGTGTAATATGATTTTACCACAATATGAAATGTGCTTCCAGATTATGGAAGTATTTCTTATCCCCATCCAACGGAGGCAGATCATGAAAAAATCCGCAGTGCTTCGCCAGATGCTTCAGGAACGAAAAGCAGTTCCGGTGCCCGGCGCTCATGACGCCATATCGGCAAAACTCATCGAAAAGACGGGCTTCAAGGCTGTCCAGGTAAGCGGCTTCGGCCTTGCAGCTTCCCTTCTCGGACTTCCCGACATGGCGTTCATCTCCTTCACCGAGGTCCTCGAATTTACGCGGAATATCGTGGATGCCGTCAATATCCCCGTCATGGCTGACGCTGACACGGGGTACGGCAATGCCATCAACGCCATGCGGGTCACCGAAAAATTCATCAGGGCAGGCGCTGCGGGGATGAACATCGAGGACCAGGTTTTCCCGAAACGGTGCGGCCATATCGAAGGAAAATCCGTCGTCCCCCTTGAGGAAATGGTCCTCAAGGTCAAGGCCTGCGCAAAGATCCGGGACGAGCTGGACCCTGATTTCATCATCAACGCCAGGACAGACGCCATTGCCGTTTCCGGAGTTGACGAGGCCATCCGCAGGGGAAACGCCTATATTGAAGCCGGGGCTGACATGATCTTCGTCGAGGCTCCCCGCACGGTGGAAGAGATAGAAAAGGCGGTCAAGGGCATAAAGGGGCTGGTGAGCATCAACCTCTTCGACAATATCGAGGGAGGAAAGACCCCTCTTCTGTCCGTGGAGGAACTTGCGGCCATGGGAGTCGCCCGCATCAGCATTCCGGTGGGCACGACCTTCGCGGCGGCCCGGGGAGTGCTCAATTATCTTGAGGCCATCAAGGGAGGGCGCCTCGCTCCCGAGAGAAAGGATCTCGTTTTCTCCTTCAATGAATTCAAGGACCTCGTCGGGGTACCTGAATTCAGGGACCAGGAAAAAGAGTTCCTTCCCACCTTCGTCGAATAGAGCCCGGGGCGGGGAGAAGCAGAAATGACCGTTACTCTGGGTTTTCTGGGTTTTGGCGAAGTGGGTTTTTTCATGTCGAAGGGGCTGAAAACGGCAGGCTTCGGCAGGATTGTGGCTTTCGACAGGGCCTTTGCCGACGGCGGACCGTTCGCCCGGACCATCGGTTCGAGAGCGGAGGAAGCAGGCGTGGAGCTTGTTCCCTCCCTTCAGGATATGCTGGGCCAGGCTGATGTGGTCGTCTCGGCGCTTCCGGCGAAGTACTCCCTTGCCGCGGCCAGGGAGGCCGCCGGATGCTCGACGGCCGCACGGCTTTTTGTCGACGTATCCACGGCAAAACCATCGGAAAAGAGAGAGATGGAACAGCTTTTTGCCGGAAAGGGTATCCTGTTTGCCGACGGCGCCATGCTCGGCCCCCTTCCCACCTACGGCCACACGGTTCCCATTCTCGCCTCGGGGAGCGGAGCCTCCGGATGGGCTGAGATGATGACTCCCTTCGGGATGAAGATAGAGCTCGCCGAAGGCCCCGCCGGGGCGGCCTCATCCATCAAGCTTGTCCGCAGCGTCTTCATGAAAGGCCTTGAAGCCCTTCTCGTGGAGACATTCCTGTTCGCGAAAAAGAGCGGCGCGGAGGAGATCGTGCTGGAATCCCTGGCGGAAACCCTGAACGTGCCTTTCCAGAATACAGCACGGAGAATGATCGCCGCCGACCTTGTCCATGCCGAGCGCAGGGCCTTCGAAGTGGGAGAGTCGGTGGAACTCATGAAGGACCTCGGCATAGAGCCCATTATGGCCGAAGCCGTCATCCGGCGCCTCAAAAAGTCCGCCGCCCTCGGAACGAGAGAGGAGCTCGGAGGGGTGCCTCCGAAGACTCTTCCCGAGGTCTACGAGATCTGGCGGACAAAAGGCCATTGCTGAAGCAAGACACATACTGCCGCATACAAGGAGAGAAAACAATGCCCGTAGGATTCCGCGTTTTTCTTAAAAGAAACCTTCCCCCGAAAGACCTTGTCGAAAGCTTCCGGACCATACCGGCGGCAAACATAGCCGACTGCATGGGACGACACAACGCCATGATCCCCGAGATCCGGCTTATGACGAAGCCCGGTGACGTCAACATGGTCGGTGTTGCCCTGACGGTGAAAACCTGCTACGGGGACAACCTGATGATCCACCAGGGGCTCGACATGGCGGCCGAAGGGGATGTCCTGGTGATTGCCAATGAAGGGGGAAGAAACAGATCCCTCCTCGGGGAAATAATGTACCGCTACGCCGAGAGAAAGAACCTTGCCGGAATCGTCCTCGACGCCCCCATTCGGGATGCCCTCCAGATCTCCGGCGGTTCCGTTCCTCTCTACGCCACCGGTTCGACACCGGGCGGCCCCTACAAGGAGGGCCCGGGCGAGGTGAACGTTCCCGTCTCCTGCGGCGGTGTGCACGTCAACCCCGGTGACATCATCGTCGGAGATCCTGACGGCGTCATCGTCATCCCGCGGCAGGACGCGGAGGAAGTGCTCGAAGCGGTGAAGGCCTTCCAGCAGAATGACCGGAGGAAACTGCAGGCCGCCATCGACGGAACGGCCGACAGAAGCTGGGTCATGAAGCAGCTTGAAGCGAAGAAGTGTGAATTTCGGGACGGAGTTTGCGGCTGATTCCGCTGACTTCTGTCAGGGGCCGGCCGGGAATGCATCGCTTGCGACCGGCTGGTTTCCGTACCGGAAAGACTGAAAGGACAAGGGAGGAGCCGGAATGGAACTCAGGTTGAAATACGCGGAAAGCCTTTTCCTGTTGGTGATCGGGGCAGTTTCAGTACTGTTTCTTGTTCTTTCACGGGAATACAGCGCCATGGCGAGAAGCGTGCCGAATATTTGCGCTGTCTTCGCACTGCTGACAATTGCTTTCCGCCTTTGGCAGATCTGGAGCAGGGATTCCCTCCGGGGGGCGGTGCTGAGGATCCATCAGCGATCCGTGCCTTTCATTATTATGCTCGCAGTCTATACCGCTGGGGTTTTCCTCATCGGTTTTATGCTGTCCAGCCTGGTCTTCGTGCCGGTATGCATGTACTGGATGGGGCAAAGGCAAATTTTCAGAATTGCGGTCATTACTGTTGCATATGTCGCTTTGATATATCTCGTCTTCGTCGTTGGATTCCGGATGCCCCTTCCGGACAGCCTGGTCGGTTTCTAGAGAGGTGAGGAAATGATTTACGAAGGCCTTCTGGCAGCCCTTGCCCCTCTCAACATCGGTTACGCCTTTTTCGGGACGGCCCTGGGAATCGTCATGGGAGCCATACCGGGCATCGGCTCTTCCATGACCATGGCATTGCTCCTGCCGTTTACCTTCTGGATGTCCGCCGAAGGGGCGCTGATTCTTCTGGGCTCCGTCTACTGCGGGGCGACTTATGGGGGATCGATTTCCGCCATCCTGCTGAATACACCGGGGACTCCCGCATCGGCGGCGACCTCTTTCGACGGATACCCCATGGCACAGCAGGGCAGAGGCATGGAGGCCATAGGAATTGCAGCCATGGCTTCTTTTGTCGGAGGAATGGCGGGACTGCTGCTTCTTTTCTTTCTGTCCCCTCCCCTGGCGGAGATTTCGCTCAAATTCGGCCCCGCGGAACTCTTTCTCCTGACCCTTTTCACCTTTATCATCATCTCCGTCACGGTACTGAAAGAATCCGTGGTAAAAGGCCTCATTTCCCTCGGACTGGGCCTCGTTCTCTCGGGAATAGGGTATGATCCCATCTCCGGAGCGCTGCGGTTCACGTTCGGTCTGCCATACCTTGAGGACGGAATCCAGTTGGTGCCTGCAATCATCGGACTGTTTGCCATTTCCGAGGTTTTTGCCTTTGTGGAAAGCGGGGGCACCATTTCCAACTCGCTCGAAGCAAAGGGAGGACTGAAAGAGGGATTCAGGCAGACATTCCGCTTTCCCGGGACACTGATCCGCTCTACCGTGATAGGTTCGGTCATCGGAGCCCTCCCCGGGATCGGCGTGAGCGCGGCCAACCTCATAGCCTACGTCGCGGCAAAAGCCCGTTCCAAGCATTCAAAACTTTTCGGCCAGGGAGCTCCGGAAGGAGTCATCGCCCCGGAATCATCGAACAACGCGGTTACCTGCACTTCTCTCATTCCGACGCTGACCCTCGGCATTCCCGGAAGTTCCTCCGCCGCCCTTCTTATGGGAGCCCTTATGATCCATGGCCTGATACCGGGCTCTTCCCTTTTCACCACCTACGGAAAAGTGACCTACACGTTCTTTTTCGGACTGGGCCTGTCCAATATCTTCATGCTGCTCGTCACCATCTTTGCCGTGAAGTTCCTCGTCAAGGTGACGGTGGTGAACGTCGGATTTCTTATTCCTATCATCGTGAGCCTTTGTTTCATCGGATCTTACGCCATGAGGAACAATATCGGAGATGCGGTTGTGACAGTAGCTTTCGGCCTTTTAGCCTTCGTCATGAGAAAACTCAAGTATCCTCTCATCTGCCTTCTGCTCCCCATCATCCTGGGAACGATGATGGAACGGGGGTACCATCAGTCTCTCATGCTTTCGGGCGGATCCTTCTCCATATTCTGGGCAAGCCCCATTTCCAAGGTTATTCTGGCCGTCACCATTCTCTCCGTGGTGTATCCCATGCTGGGATTTTTCCGGAAAACCGGAAAGAACGTGAAATAAGGTTCGGAAGAAAGTGCAGGCAGGCAAAGGCTTCTCACGGCTTCCGGCAGGATTTTCCGGGGGCAGCCCGAACAGGGTTTCAAACCCTATTCCTTAAGGAGGATCGGCAATGAAAAGATCAACAAAGCTCAGGGCAATGCTGAATGAACGTTCCGCTCTCGTGTGCCCGGGGGCCCATGACGCCCTTTCGGCGAAAATGATCGAGAACTATGGATTCAAGGCGCTTCAGGTCAGCGGTTTCGGACTTTCCGCCAGCTATCTCGGCCTGCCGGACATGGCGTTCCTTTCTTTTGCCGATGTGCTGCATTTTTCGAAGAACGTGATCGATGCCGTGCATATTCCGGTTATTGTCGATGCGGATACCGGTTTCGGCAATGCCATATCGGCCATGTACGTTACCGAGCAGTTTATCGGTGCAGGGGCGGCGGGAATGAACATAGAAGACCAGGCATTCCCCAAAAGATGCGGGCACATGGAAGGGAAGCAGCTTGTTTCGAAAGAGGAAATGGCGCTGAAGGTCAAGGCCTGCAGGGACGTGAGAGACAGGCTCGATCCCGATTTCATCATCAATGCCCGAACTGACGCAATCGCTGTCGAAGGGTTCGAAAGCGCCGTAGACAGGGCGAACGCCTATGCCGAAGCAGGAGCGGACCTCATTTTTCTCGAGGCCCCAAGATCTGAAGAGCAGATACGGGAAGCTGTCGCCCGGATCAAGGCCCCTGTGAGCATCAATATATTCGATGCTGTCGCGGGAGGGAAAACCCCTGTCATGTCCATTGAAAAGCTCAGGGAGCTCGGCGTGGCCAGGGTGAGCATTCCCGTCGGCCCGCTTTTTGCGGCGGTGAAGGGGCTTATGGCCTATCTCGAGGCGATACGGGATGATAATGTAGCCGTAGGACGGAACGACCTTGTCTGTTCCTTCGGGGAATTCAGGGACCTTGTGGGGTACGATGACTTCCGGCAGCTGGAAAAGAAGTATC
Proteins encoded in this window:
- a CDS encoding tripartite tricarboxylate transporter permease → MIYEGLLAALAPLNIGYAFFGTALGIVMGAIPGIGSSMTMALLLPFTFWMSAEGALILLGSVYCGATYGGSISAILLNTPGTPASAATSFDGYPMAQQGRGMEAIGIAAMASFVGGMAGLLLLFFLSPPLAEISLKFGPAELFLLTLFTFIIISVTVLKESVVKGLISLGLGLVLSGIGYDPISGALRFTFGLPYLEDGIQLVPAIIGLFAISEVFAFVESGGTISNSLEAKGGLKEGFRQTFRFPGTLIRSTVIGSVIGALPGIGVSAANLIAYVAAKARSKHSKLFGQGAPEGVIAPESSNNAVTCTSLIPTLTLGIPGSSSAALLMGALMIHGLIPGSSLFTTYGKVTYTFFFGLGLSNIFMLLVTIFAVKFLVKVTVVNVGFLIPIIVSLCFIGSYAMRNNIGDAVVTVAFGLLAFVMRKLKYPLICLLLPIILGTMMERGYHQSLMLSGGSFSIFWASPISKVILAVTILSVVYPMLGFFRKTGKNVK
- a CDS encoding isocitrate lyase/PEP mutase family protein, producing the protein MKKSAVLRQMLQERKAVPVPGAHDAISAKLIEKTGFKAVQVSGFGLAASLLGLPDMAFISFTEVLEFTRNIVDAVNIPVMADADTGYGNAINAMRVTEKFIRAGAAGMNIEDQVFPKRCGHIEGKSVVPLEEMVLKVKACAKIRDELDPDFIINARTDAIAVSGVDEAIRRGNAYIEAGADMIFVEAPRTVEEIEKAVKGIKGLVSINLFDNIEGGKTPLLSVEELAAMGVARISIPVGTTFAAARGVLNYLEAIKGGRLAPERKDLVFSFNEFKDLVGVPEFRDQEKEFLPTFVE
- a CDS encoding isocitrate lyase/PEP mutase family protein, which encodes MKRSTKLRAMLNERSALVCPGAHDALSAKMIENYGFKALQVSGFGLSASYLGLPDMAFLSFADVLHFSKNVIDAVHIPVIVDADTGFGNAISAMYVTEQFIGAGAAGMNIEDQAFPKRCGHMEGKQLVSKEEMALKVKACRDVRDRLDPDFIINARTDAIAVEGFESAVDRANAYAEAGADLIFLEAPRSEEQIREAVARIKAPVSINIFDAVAGGKTPVMSIEKLRELGVARVSIPVGPLFAAVKGLMAYLEAIRDDNVAVGRNDLVCSFGEFRDLVGYDDFRQLEKKYLPSFIENNM
- a CDS encoding L-aspartate oxidase → MKNGNYDAVVVGGGLAGLVAAIEAAKRGLGVLLVCKSRAGKSGNTLVSGAALSVLNTGAKSGDSPALLERDILASGCGMNDPRLCRTFAKESASAVDMLKEYGVAFKEAGGIPMVKQPPGHSVPRMFPSEFREYPYMNRGLALTLPLVERAEELGVVIRNDTAALRILTRENSVCGLLAWDSRTGEALHFRTGTVILAAGGGAGLFSMNNNTADVSCDSFGLAYEAGAVLRDMEMVQFYPSMMYEPARIPFSNPLFGEGAVLRNVDGEEFLSRYSPKGSRATRDLMARAVKHEIDEGRGNPRYVFADCSGIPGEVLKLRYGELSAILSRYGLNLAKDLLQIAPSAHFYLGGVVIDRTCATSVEGLFACGEAAGGLHGANRLAGIALAEAAVFGSIAGRSASEYFKRQPPLPSSGISGEIPSGGAKASLSGLTERLREGMWSFASIVRSEASLKTAAGEIEEISRELESGGAGNSGDQPRLFSLRSMLLTARMLVECSLLRKETRGAFCREEYRDSSREYAGSFLVQKTETGAMAVRFRPNWS
- a CDS encoding RraA family protein, with amino-acid sequence MPVGFRVFLKRNLPPKDLVESFRTIPAANIADCMGRHNAMIPEIRLMTKPGDVNMVGVALTVKTCYGDNLMIHQGLDMAAEGDVLVIANEGGRNRSLLGEIMYRYAERKNLAGIVLDAPIRDALQISGGSVPLYATGSTPGGPYKEGPGEVNVPVSCGGVHVNPGDIIVGDPDGVIVIPRQDAEEVLEAVKAFQQNDRRKLQAAIDGTADRSWVMKQLEAKKCEFRDGVCG
- a CDS encoding DUF1932 domain-containing protein gives rise to the protein MTVTLGFLGFGEVGFFMSKGLKTAGFGRIVAFDRAFADGGPFARTIGSRAEEAGVELVPSLQDMLGQADVVVSALPAKYSLAAAREAAGCSTAARLFVDVSTAKPSEKREMEQLFAGKGILFADGAMLGPLPTYGHTVPILASGSGASGWAEMMTPFGMKIELAEGPAGAASSIKLVRSVFMKGLEALLVETFLFAKKSGAEEIVLESLAETLNVPFQNTARRMIAADLVHAERRAFEVGESVELMKDLGIEPIMAEAVIRRLKKSAALGTREELGGVPPKTLPEVYEIWRTKGHC
- a CDS encoding tripartite tricarboxylate transporter TctB family protein, coding for MELRLKYAESLFLLVIGAVSVLFLVLSREYSAMARSVPNICAVFALLTIAFRLWQIWSRDSLRGAVLRIHQRSVPFIIMLAVYTAGVFLIGFMLSSLVFVPVCMYWMGQRQIFRIAVITVAYVALIYLVFVVGFRMPLPDSLVGF
- a CDS encoding IclR family transcriptional regulator translates to MKGNIKEDGASALKKGLSVLSCFSWQKSRRTLTEIARELNLPLPTAARLTKALEEEGFLERDKKSKLFSLGFQCYLLGSIAKKTGGLRTMALPYMEDLRKKFNETVNLYVREGDSRVCFEQVESSLNLKRSAKLGDRFPLWAGASGRCFIAFMPEEEVFRILDEVESLTPNTILDKKVVMEKNRELRQLGYSLSVSEREQGVSSVAVPIFDASPQPAACMTLSGPTARFTEEMVRELIPALKKTCMELSLRLGAERRSVSLLETGG